A window of the Streptomyces luomodiensis genome harbors these coding sequences:
- the pgsA gene encoding CDP-diacylglycerol--glycerol-3-phosphate 3-phosphatidyltransferase, translating into MTDVPASTAGGHRRPAAAAVSPAGLWNIANILTMVRLLLVPAFVLLMLHNGGYDPAWRSFAWAAFAIAMITDLFDGHLARRYNLVTDFGKIADPIADKAIMGAALICLSALSDLPWWVTGVILFREIGITLMRFWVIRIGVIPASRGGKLKTLAQGTAVGMYILALTGPLATLRFWVMAVAVVLTVVTGFDYVRQAIVLRRAGRATEEVTR; encoded by the coding sequence ATGACCGATGTCCCGGCCTCCACCGCGGGAGGCCACCGCCGTCCGGCGGCCGCTGCGGTCAGCCCCGCCGGATTGTGGAACATCGCCAACATCCTCACCATGGTGCGGCTGCTCCTGGTGCCCGCGTTCGTGTTGTTGATGCTGCACAATGGCGGGTACGACCCGGCGTGGCGCTCCTTCGCCTGGGCGGCGTTCGCCATCGCCATGATCACCGATCTTTTCGATGGTCATCTGGCTCGCCGGTACAACCTGGTCACCGACTTCGGGAAGATCGCCGACCCGATCGCGGACAAGGCGATCATGGGCGCGGCGCTGATCTGTCTGTCGGCCCTGTCCGACCTCCCCTGGTGGGTCACGGGCGTGATCCTCTTCCGTGAGATCGGGATCACACTGATGCGTTTCTGGGTGATCCGGATCGGGGTCATCCCGGCCAGCCGGGGCGGAAAGCTGAAGACGCTCGCGCAGGGCACCGCCGTCGGGATGTACATCCTGGCGCTGACCGGGCCGCTGGCCACGCTGCGATTCTGGGTGATGGCCGTGGCCGTGGTCCTTACCGTGGTCACCGGCTTCGACTACGTTCGGCAGGCGATCGTGCTGCGCCGGGCAGGCCGGGCGACGGAGGAGGTCACGAGGTGA
- a CDS encoding DNA-formamidopyrimidine glycosylase family protein, with translation MPEGDTVWQTAQRLHQALAGPPLIRSDLRVPRLATADLTGRRVLEVVPRGKHLLTRVEGGLTLHSHLRMDGAWRVYGPDERWRGGPHHQIRAILATAEHSAVGYRLPVLELLRTSDEDRVVGHLGPDLLGPDWDPDEALRRLLADPSRPVGEALLDQRNLAGIGNVYKSELCFVLRVSPWLPIGEMSAPERLVAHAKRLLEVNRNRRARVTTAEPRSDRRLWVYGRPGRPCRRCGTPLRAAGQGPADQERSTFWCPTCQPEPRRPALS, from the coding sequence ATGCCCGAAGGAGACACCGTCTGGCAGACCGCCCAGCGCCTTCACCAAGCCCTCGCCGGTCCCCCGCTCATCCGCAGTGACCTGCGGGTCCCCCGCCTGGCGACCGCGGACCTCACCGGCCGCCGGGTCCTCGAGGTCGTCCCGCGCGGCAAACATCTGCTGACCCGTGTCGAGGGCGGGCTGACCCTCCACTCCCATCTGCGAATGGACGGCGCATGGCGGGTGTACGGGCCGGACGAGCGATGGCGTGGCGGCCCGCACCACCAGATCCGGGCCATCCTCGCCACCGCCGAGCACTCCGCCGTCGGCTACCGCCTCCCCGTCCTGGAACTGCTCCGCACCAGCGACGAGGACCGGGTCGTCGGCCATCTCGGGCCCGACCTCCTGGGGCCCGACTGGGATCCGGACGAGGCGCTGCGCAGGCTGCTCGCGGATCCGTCCCGGCCCGTGGGCGAAGCGCTGCTGGACCAGCGCAACCTCGCCGGAATCGGCAATGTCTACAAGTCCGAGCTGTGCTTCGTGCTGCGCGTGTCGCCCTGGCTGCCGATCGGCGAGATGTCCGCTCCCGAACGCCTGGTGGCCCACGCGAAGAGGCTCCTGGAGGTCAACAGGAACCGGCGCGCCCGGGTCACCACGGCCGAGCCGCGCTCCGACCGCCGACTGTGGGTGTACGGGCGCCCGGGGCGGCCCTGCCGGCGCTGCGGTACGCCGCTGCGCGCCGCGGGCCAGGGCCCTGCGGATCAGGAGCGCTCGACCTTCTGGTGCCCGACCTGCCAGCCGGAGCCGCGGCGGCCCGCCCTGTCCTGA
- a CDS encoding Dps family protein encodes MTVVRSPLSEENLKVVGDALQGALVDLVDLHLVGKQIHWTVVGPRFRTIHLQLDEVVATAREHADTVAERASALGLPPDARAQTVAATSAVDAVKDGWTDDTQAIRTLVDALGAVIARMRERIDATDAPDPVTQDILIEVTRDLEKHHWMFQAENGGQRG; translated from the coding sequence ATGACTGTGGTCAGGAGCCCGCTGTCGGAGGAGAACCTCAAGGTCGTCGGTGACGCGCTGCAAGGCGCCCTGGTCGATCTCGTCGACCTCCACCTGGTGGGCAAGCAGATCCACTGGACGGTCGTGGGCCCGCGGTTCCGCACGATTCATCTACAGCTCGACGAGGTCGTGGCAACGGCCAGGGAGCACGCCGACACGGTGGCGGAGCGGGCCTCGGCGCTCGGGCTGCCGCCGGACGCACGGGCCCAGACGGTCGCCGCGACCAGCGCTGTCGACGCGGTCAAGGACGGCTGGACCGATGACACGCAGGCCATACGGACGCTCGTGGACGCGCTGGGAGCGGTGATCGCGCGGATGCGGGAGCGCATCGACGCGACCGACGCACCCGACCCGGTGACGCAGGACATTCTCATCGAGGTCACCCGTGACCTGGAGAAGCATCACTGGATGTTCCAGGCCGAGAACGGCGGTCAGCGAGGCTGA
- a CDS encoding helix-turn-helix domain-containing protein: MSIGNLPEDGNSPEDDRLSIGRALQQARISAGLTVDEVSSSTRVRTPLVRGIEQDDFSRCGGDVYARGHIRVLARAVGLDPEALIAQFDAEHGGRPTPTAPAPLFEAERIRPEPRRPNWTAAMVAAIVAVVGFVGFTLVSGGDEGDGSTVAEETSSPKPSASAPTNSAAPSKPATPNKPDPSDSAIAGVPADKVTVKLTAEGGQSWISAQDHNGRLLEEGVLREGDSKTFSDSSRIDLVLGNAGAIKLFVNGKEVKNVGTSGAVQRLSYTKGDPEAG; this comes from the coding sequence GTGTCCATCGGCAACCTTCCCGAAGACGGCAACTCCCCCGAAGACGACCGGCTTTCCATCGGTCGTGCCCTCCAGCAGGCCCGTATCTCCGCTGGGCTGACCGTCGACGAGGTCAGTTCCTCGACCCGGGTGCGCACCCCCCTCGTGCGGGGCATCGAGCAGGACGATTTCTCGCGCTGCGGCGGCGATGTCTACGCCAGAGGCCACATCCGCGTGCTCGCGCGCGCCGTGGGCCTCGACCCGGAGGCCCTGATCGCACAGTTCGACGCCGAGCACGGCGGCCGGCCCACGCCGACCGCGCCGGCGCCGCTGTTCGAGGCCGAACGGATCCGCCCCGAACCCCGGCGCCCCAACTGGACGGCCGCGATGGTCGCGGCGATCGTCGCCGTCGTCGGATTCGTGGGCTTCACCCTTGTCAGCGGTGGCGACGAGGGTGACGGCTCGACGGTCGCCGAGGAGACCTCCTCGCCCAAGCCCAGCGCCTCCGCGCCCACCAACAGCGCCGCCCCCAGCAAGCCCGCCACGCCGAACAAGCCCGACCCGTCCGACAGCGCCATCGCCGGCGTCCCGGCGGACAAGGTCACCGTCAAGCTGACCGCCGAGGGCGGCCAGAGCTGGATCTCCGCCCAGGATCACAACGGCCGGCTGCTCGAGGAGGGCGTGCTGCGCGAGGGTGACTCCAAGACCTTCAGCGACAGCAGCCGCATCGACCTGGTGCTCGGCAACGCCGGGGCGATCAAGCTGTTCGTGAACGGCAAGGAAGTGAAGAACGTGGGCACCAGCGGGGCCGTCCAGCGGCTGTCCTACACCAAGGGCGACCCCGAGGCGGGCTGA
- a CDS encoding CinA family protein, translating to MSEGTAAEVLALLERRGQTLAVAESLTGGLVAAELTAVGGASRSFRGSVTAYATDLKRELLGVDGALLAERGAVDAEVARQMARGVRRALGADWGVATTGVAGPTPQDGQPVGTVHVAVAGPSDAVAAAALRLDGDRAGIRGETVRAAVKLLFSELIATTGAQDTEQHGGI from the coding sequence GTGAGCGAGGGAACGGCGGCCGAGGTGCTGGCGCTGCTGGAGCGGCGCGGGCAGACCCTGGCCGTCGCCGAATCGCTCACCGGCGGTCTGGTGGCCGCCGAGCTGACCGCGGTGGGCGGTGCCTCCCGCTCCTTCCGCGGTTCGGTCACGGCGTACGCCACCGACCTCAAGCGCGAGCTGCTGGGCGTGGACGGGGCCCTGCTGGCCGAGCGCGGCGCGGTCGACGCCGAGGTGGCGCGGCAGATGGCCCGGGGCGTACGGCGTGCGCTGGGCGCGGACTGGGGTGTGGCCACCACGGGTGTGGCGGGTCCCACACCGCAGGACGGTCAGCCCGTGGGCACCGTTCACGTGGCCGTCGCGGGGCCCTCGGACGCGGTGGCCGCGGCGGCGCTGCGGCTCGACGGAGACCGCGCCGGAATCCGCGGAGAGACTGTCCGCGCCGCGGTCAAGCTGCTGTTCAGCGAATTGATCGCGACGACGGGGGCACAGGATACGGAACAACACGGCGGGATTTGA
- a CDS encoding helix-turn-helix domain-containing protein: MILLRRLLGDVLRRQRQRQGRTLREVSSSARVSLGYLSEVERGQKEASSELLSAICDALEVRMSQVMREVSDELSLAELAESAASTSEKVPAPMRPVLNPVSVTSVTGVPDERVTIKPPKEAVDVVAA, translated from the coding sequence ATGATTCTGCTCCGTCGCCTGCTGGGTGACGTGCTGCGCCGGCAGCGCCAGCGCCAGGGCCGTACTCTGCGCGAGGTTTCCTCGTCCGCCCGGGTGTCGCTCGGCTATCTGTCAGAGGTCGAGCGCGGTCAGAAGGAAGCCTCATCCGAGCTGCTGTCGGCGATCTGCGACGCCCTGGAGGTGCGGATGTCGCAGGTCATGCGAGAGGTCAGTGATGAGCTGTCGCTCGCCGAACTGGCCGAGTCGGCCGCGTCCACGAGCGAGAAGGTGCCCGCTCCGATGCGGCCCGTGCTCAATCCCGTCTCCGTGACGTCCGTGACGGGTGTCCCGGACGAGCGGGTGACCATCAAGCCGCCCAAGGAAGCCGTGGACGTCGTGGCGGCTTGA
- the rimO gene encoding 30S ribosomal protein S12 methylthiotransferase RimO, whose product MPERRTVALVTLGCARNEVDSEELAGRLAADGWELVEEAADADVAVVNTCGFVEAAKKDSVDALLEANDLKDHGRTQAVVAVGCMAERYGKELAEALPEADGVLGFDDYADISDRLRTILSGGIHASHTPRDRRKLLPISPAERQGATAVALPGHAQDTAPEDLPEGVAPASGPRAPLRRRLDSSPVASVKLASGCDRRCSFCAIPSFRGSFISRRPSDVLGETRWLAEQGVKEIMLVSENNTSYGKDLGDIRLLETLLPELAAVDGIERIRVSYLQPAEMRPGLIDVLTSTEKVAPYFDLSFQHSAPGVLRAMRRFGDTDRFLELLETIRGKAPQAGARSNFIVGFPGETEEDLAELERFLSEARLDAIGVFGYSDEDGTEAATYENKVDPEVVAERLERVSRLAEELTAQRAEERLGEVVEVLVEEIDDTGAVLGRGAHQAPETDGQTLLSTDGEPEVGRMVQAKVIATEGVDLVAEPLEPLERRDGGASTGEAGR is encoded by the coding sequence ATGCCCGAACGCCGCACCGTCGCCCTTGTCACTCTTGGCTGCGCCCGTAACGAGGTGGACTCGGAGGAGCTCGCAGGCCGCTTGGCGGCGGACGGGTGGGAGCTCGTCGAGGAAGCCGCCGACGCGGACGTCGCCGTCGTCAACACCTGTGGCTTCGTCGAAGCCGCCAAGAAGGACTCGGTCGACGCCCTGCTGGAGGCGAACGACCTGAAGGATCACGGCCGCACCCAGGCCGTGGTGGCCGTCGGCTGCATGGCCGAGCGCTACGGCAAGGAGCTCGCGGAGGCGCTGCCCGAGGCCGACGGAGTGCTCGGCTTCGACGACTACGCCGACATCTCCGACCGGCTGCGCACCATCCTCTCCGGCGGCATCCACGCCTCCCACACCCCCCGCGACCGCCGCAAGCTGCTGCCGATCAGCCCGGCCGAGCGCCAGGGCGCCACCGCGGTGGCGCTGCCCGGCCACGCCCAGGACACGGCGCCCGAGGACCTGCCCGAGGGGGTGGCCCCGGCCTCCGGGCCGCGGGCCCCGCTGCGCCGCAGACTGGACAGCAGTCCGGTCGCCTCGGTGAAGCTGGCCTCCGGCTGCGACCGGCGGTGCTCGTTCTGCGCCATCCCGTCCTTCCGCGGCTCCTTCATCTCGCGCCGCCCTTCCGACGTCCTGGGCGAGACCCGCTGGCTGGCCGAGCAGGGGGTGAAGGAGATCATGCTGGTCTCCGAGAACAACACCTCGTACGGCAAGGACCTCGGGGACATCCGGCTGCTGGAGACGCTGCTGCCGGAGCTGGCCGCGGTGGACGGCATCGAGCGGATCCGGGTCAGCTATCTGCAGCCCGCCGAGATGCGTCCCGGACTGATCGACGTGCTCACCTCGACCGAGAAGGTCGCCCCGTACTTCGATCTGTCCTTCCAGCACTCGGCGCCCGGGGTGCTGCGCGCCATGCGCCGGTTCGGCGACACCGACCGGTTCCTCGAACTGCTGGAGACGATCAGAGGCAAGGCGCCGCAGGCCGGTGCCCGGTCGAACTTCATCGTCGGCTTCCCCGGCGAGACCGAGGAGGACCTGGCCGAGCTGGAGCGTTTCCTCAGCGAGGCGCGGCTGGACGCGATCGGCGTCTTCGGGTACTCGGACGAGGACGGCACCGAGGCCGCCACCTACGAGAACAAGGTCGACCCCGAGGTGGTCGCGGAGCGCCTGGAGCGCGTCTCGCGGCTCGCGGAGGAGCTGACCGCCCAGCGGGCGGAGGAGCGGCTCGGCGAGGTCGTCGAAGTGCTGGTGGAGGAGATCGACGACACCGGGGCCGTCCTGGGCCGCGGCGCCCACCAGGCGCCGGAGACCGATGGCCAGACGCTGCTCAGCACCGACGGGGAGCCGGAGGTGGGCCGTATGGTCCAAGCGAAGGTGATCGCGACGGAGGGAGTGGACCTCGTCGCGGAGCCGCTTGAGCCGCTGGAGCGGCGGGACGGCGGCGCGTCCACCGGGGAGGCGGGCAGATGA
- a CDS encoding DNA translocase FtsK — MASRTSGKGSQSTAGTSKKRAGQPGGAAKKAPAKKAAVKKAAVQKVPAKKSAAPVKKVPPKKKAAPPPAPNPTSGVYRAVRAVWMGAARAVAAMFRGIGRGAKGLDPAHRKDGSALLLLALTLIVAAGTWADLEGPVGRLVEMLVTGAFGRLDLVVPILLGTIATRLFLHPERPEANGRIVIGLSALVIGVLGQVHIACGAPGRGEGTEAIRDAGGLIGWAVSRPLIYLMGDVLAVPLLVLLTVFGLLVVTATPVAAIPQRLRQLGIRLGLVRDDEDAYASGAGYEAEYADEWRETPARRPRRTSLTKEAPDGASGPEPAEEEVLRKRRRSRRSSSAQPPLDRPMDAVDVAAAAAAALDGAVLHGVQPSPLVAGLSSGISGEQEDGAASGGVPGARDAGKDPGKAAGKSGAKGKAAGGKGRPGGAGDVDPHRVPDLTRPVAEVSEPLPPRAEQLQLSGDITYSLPSLELLERGGPGKTRSAANDAVVDSLTKVFTEFKVDAAVTGFTRGPTVTRYEVELGPAVKVERITALTKNIAYAVASPDVRIISPIPGKSAVGIEIPNSDREMVNLGDVLRSADSVGDEHPMLVGLGKDVEGGYVAANLATMPHVLVAGATGSGKSSCINCLITSIMVRATPDDVRMVLVDPKRVELTAYEGIPHLITPIITNPKRAAEALQWVVREMDLRYDDLAAYGFRHIDDFNAAVRKGKVKQPEGSERELKPYPYLLVIVDELADLMMVAPRDVEDAIVRITQLARAAGIHLVLATQRPSVDVVTGLIKANVPSRLAFATSSLADSRVILDQPGAEKLIGKGDGLFLPMGANKPVRMQGAYVTEAEVQAIVAHCKEQMAPVFRDDVTVGSSKKKEIDEEIGDDLDLLCQAAELVVSTQFGSTSMLQRKLRVGFAKAGRLMDLMESRNIVGPSEGSKARDVLVKPDELDGVLETIRGKAHS, encoded by the coding sequence ATGGCCTCTCGTACGTCCGGCAAGGGTTCCCAGAGCACGGCGGGCACCTCGAAGAAGCGCGCCGGGCAGCCCGGGGGCGCCGCGAAGAAAGCGCCCGCGAAGAAGGCGGCGGTGAAGAAGGCGGCGGTCCAGAAGGTGCCCGCCAAGAAGTCCGCCGCGCCCGTGAAGAAGGTCCCGCCGAAGAAGAAGGCGGCACCACCTCCCGCGCCGAATCCCACCAGTGGGGTGTACCGCGCCGTGCGCGCCGTGTGGATGGGCGCGGCGCGGGCCGTCGCGGCGATGTTCCGCGGCATAGGGCGCGGCGCCAAGGGACTCGACCCGGCGCACCGCAAGGACGGCAGCGCCCTGCTGCTGCTCGCCCTCACTCTCATCGTCGCCGCGGGCACCTGGGCCGATCTGGAAGGGCCGGTCGGCAGGCTGGTCGAGATGCTGGTCACCGGCGCCTTCGGCCGCCTCGACCTGGTGGTGCCGATACTGCTGGGCACCATCGCCACCCGCCTGTTCCTCCACCCGGAGCGGCCGGAGGCCAACGGACGGATCGTCATCGGCCTCTCGGCGCTCGTCATCGGCGTCCTGGGGCAGGTCCACATCGCCTGCGGCGCCCCGGGGCGCGGCGAGGGCACCGAGGCGATCCGGGACGCCGGCGGTCTGATCGGCTGGGCCGTCTCCCGGCCGCTGATCTACCTGATGGGCGATGTGCTGGCCGTACCGCTGCTGGTGCTGCTCACCGTCTTCGGGCTGCTGGTGGTCACCGCGACGCCGGTCGCCGCCATTCCGCAGCGGCTGCGGCAACTGGGCATCCGGCTGGGCCTGGTGCGGGACGACGAGGACGCGTACGCGTCGGGGGCCGGCTACGAGGCGGAGTACGCCGACGAATGGCGCGAGACGCCCGCCAGGCGGCCTCGCAGGACCTCGCTCACCAAAGAGGCCCCGGACGGTGCGAGCGGCCCGGAGCCGGCCGAGGAGGAGGTGCTGCGCAAGCGTCGGCGTTCGCGCCGCTCCTCGTCCGCGCAACCGCCGCTCGACCGGCCCATGGACGCCGTGGACGTCGCGGCCGCGGCCGCCGCCGCGCTGGACGGGGCGGTGCTGCACGGTGTGCAGCCCTCGCCGCTCGTCGCCGGGCTCAGCAGCGGGATTTCGGGCGAGCAGGAGGACGGGGCCGCGAGCGGCGGGGTGCCGGGCGCGCGCGATGCCGGTAAGGACCCCGGGAAGGCCGCGGGGAAGAGCGGTGCCAAGGGCAAGGCGGCGGGCGGGAAGGGCCGTCCGGGCGGAGCCGGCGATGTGGACCCGCACCGGGTCCCCGATCTGACCCGGCCCGTGGCCGAGGTGAGCGAGCCGCTGCCGCCGCGCGCCGAGCAGCTCCAGCTCTCCGGAGACATCACCTATTCCCTCCCCTCGCTCGAGCTGCTGGAGCGCGGCGGCCCCGGCAAGACGCGCAGCGCGGCCAACGACGCGGTCGTGGACTCGCTGACGAAGGTGTTCACGGAGTTCAAGGTGGACGCCGCCGTCACCGGCTTCACCCGGGGCCCGACGGTCACCCGCTACGAGGTGGAACTGGGCCCGGCCGTCAAGGTCGAGCGGATCACCGCGCTGACCAAGAACATCGCCTACGCGGTCGCCAGTCCCGACGTCCGGATCATCAGCCCGATCCCCGGCAAGTCGGCCGTCGGTATCGAAATCCCCAACAGCGACCGCGAGATGGTCAACCTGGGCGACGTGTTGCGCTCGGCGGACTCCGTCGGCGACGAACACCCGATGCTCGTCGGGCTCGGCAAGGACGTCGAAGGCGGCTATGTGGCGGCCAATCTGGCCACGATGCCGCACGTGCTGGTGGCGGGCGCGACCGGTTCCGGCAAGTCCTCCTGCATCAACTGCCTGATCACTTCGATCATGGTCCGGGCCACTCCGGACGATGTGCGGATGGTGCTGGTCGACCCCAAGCGTGTGGAGCTGACCGCCTACGAGGGAATTCCGCATCTGATCACACCGATCATCACCAACCCCAAGCGCGCCGCCGAGGCGCTCCAGTGGGTGGTGCGGGAGATGGATCTTCGCTACGACGACCTCGCGGCATACGGCTTCCGCCATATCGACGACTTCAACGCGGCGGTCCGTAAGGGCAAGGTGAAGCAGCCGGAAGGGAGCGAGCGGGAGCTCAAGCCCTATCCGTATCTGCTGGTGATCGTCGACGAGCTGGCAGATTTGATGATGGTCGCACCGCGCGACGTCGAGGACGCGATCGTGCGGATCACGCAGTTGGCGCGCGCGGCCGGTATCCACCTGGTGCTGGCCACCCAGCGGCCCTCCGTGGACGTCGTCACCGGACTGATCAAGGCCAATGTGCCCTCCCGGCTCGCCTTCGCCACGTCCTCGCTGGCCGACAGCCGCGTCATCCTGGACCAGCCCGGCGCCGAGAAGCTGATCGGCAAGGGCGACGGCCTCTTTCTGCCGATGGGCGCGAACAAACCCGTCCGGATGCAGGGCGCCTATGTCACCGAGGCCGAGGTCCAGGCCATCGTCGCGCACTGCAAGGAGCAGATGGCACCGGTCTTCCGCGACGACGTAACGGTCGGGTCGTCGAAGAAGAAGGAGATCGACGAGGAGATCGGGGATGATCTCGACCTGCTGTGCCAGGCCGCTGAGCTGGTGGTTTCCACCCAGTTCGGCTCGACGTCGATGCTGCAGCGCAAGCTGCGGGTGGGGTTCGCCAAGGCCGGGCGGCTGATGGATCTCATGGAGTCGAGGAACATCGTCGGCCCGAGCGAGGGGTCCAAAGCGCGCGATGTGCTCGTCAAACCGGATGAATTGGATGGCGTGCTCGAGACGATCCGCGGTAAGGCTCACTCATAA